The Thermoplasmatales archaeon genome segment AAAGGAAATTTTATTTATTTGATAATAAGTGATACTGCAAAAAAAATAATAGGGGAAGAAACTCAATACAGAATTCAGGAAATAGAAAAAAAAGCAGATAGGACATATAATGAAAATGATATTAATGCAGAAATTGCAAGCGGCTCAGCAGAATATGATGCAATGGTGATATGCCCATGCAGTGGAAAAACTCTTTCTGCAATAGCAAATGGACTGGCTATTAATTTAATAATAAGGAGTGCAATATGCTGTTTAAAAGAAGGAAGGAAATTAATTCTTGTCCCCCGGGAAACACCTCTCGATGCAATCTCGCTGGAAAACATGTTAAAATTAAGCAGAACAGGAGTTACAATTCTCCCAGCAATGCCCGCATTTTATATAAAGCCAAAAAGTGTTGATGATATGATAAATTTTATAACAGGAAAGGTGATGGATCAGCTTGGAATAAAAAATGATTTATATAAAAGATGGAAATAACTAATTTTTTCTTTTTCTTATTTCTTCAGCAAGTTCTCCATCTTCAATTATTAAAGCCCCTATATAACCGCAATCCTTGCATCTCCACTTGCTTCTATCCTGAGGAATAATCCAATCAATATTGCTTGAGCCACATTTCGGGCAATATTTTGTCATTATGAATAAACAATCAAATATAAAAAATTCTGCAAGTTTATCTTTCATTTACAAAAAATTTCTTAGGGGAATAGTCCTTATTTTTGAGAGGATAACCATCACTATGAAAAATTTATATATAGATAAAAAATAACTCCATATGAGCAAAAAAAGCTTGCTGATAATTATAATTACTGCAATTGTTTATTTTATATGGCTTATTATATGGGGTGCCATAGAATTCTTCACTACTTTAAATATGCCAATTTCTTTAAAAATTTGGAGTATAATTGGGGTTTTTATTTACTCCGCATTGATTATTATCGAAGTTTTAATTTTGATGGGAAAAGAAAAAAGGGAGGAAACTCCTGTGAAAATAAAAAAGGTTGTTTGTGGATATTGTAAAACAAAATTTGATGTAGAAGATACAGGAGAGAGACCTCTCGAATATGTTTGTCCGAATTGCGGAAATGAGGGATTTTTAAAAGGAAAAACTTTGAAGGGAAACAGCATTTTTATAGAATGCTCAAATTGCAAAAATGAAATAGAAATATTTGATTTCGGGGAAAGACCTCTCGAATATGTTTGTCCTGTATGTCATTTAAAAGGGATAATAAATGATTAAAGCAAGGATTGAAATAAGATTAAAAAAAGGTGTGGTTGATCCGGAAGGAAAAAATATTTTAAAGGCTTTAAACCTGCTTGGTTTTAAAAATGTAAAGGATGTAAAAACTTCAAGAGTAGTTTATATATTCATTGATGGAATGGGTGAAGAGGATGCATTGAGGGAGGTGGAGGAAATGTGCAAAAAATTGCTTGTAAATCCGGTGGTTAATGAATACTCAATAAAGATAGAAGATTTACATGATTAACGAGCTATTTATTCAAGATGGATATGTCCATAGGATAAATATTTTAAATGCAACGGATGAACAGCTTGAAGAAATAAGCAAATCAATGAAGCTTGCTTTAACTCTTGAAGAGATGAAGAAAATAAAGGGATATTTCATTAAAAGAAATAGAATGCCAACTGATGTTGAACTTGAGGCGCTTGCCCAGGCGTGGAGCGAGCACTGCTGCTATAAATCATCAAAATACTGGCTTAGAAAATATCTTTACAAGATAGCAAAAAATAAAATTATTGCAAGAGAGGATGCCGGAGTAATGAAATTTGATAATAGCCACTATTATACAATTGCTCTCGAAAGCCATAATCATCCTTCTGCTGTTGAGCCATATGGGGGGGCTGCCACTGGTATAGGGGGGATAATAAGAGATGTTCTATGCATGGGTTCAAAGCCAATAGCTCTTATAGATGCAATATTTTTTGGAAAATTAAACACAGATTATGAAAAAATTCCTAGAGGAGTGAAGCATCCAAGATATCTTTTAAAGAGGGTCGTTGAGGGAATAAGAGATTATGGAAACAGGGTAGGAATTCCAACTGTTGCTGGGCAGGTATATTTCCATGATAGTTATTTAGGAAATTGCCTTGTAAATGTTGGTTGCATAGGAATTATGAAAAAGGAGCATCTCATCCATAGCAGTGTGAAAAATCCAGGGGATTTATATATATATGCGGGTGGAAAAACTGGCAGAGATGGAATACATGGGGTTACTTTTGCATCAGAAGAGCTTGATGAAAAAATGGAGGAGGAAATAACCGCTGTTCAGCTTGGTGACCCAGTAACAAAGGAGCCTTTAATACATGCATGTCTTGAATGCATTGAAAAAGGACTTGTTGAAGGAATGAAGGATATGGGCGGAGGCGGGCTCTCATGCGTTTGCAGCGAAATTGCATATGAAGGTGGAAAGGGGGCGGAGGTATATCTTGATAGAGTTCCTCTAAGGGAAGAAAATATGAAGCCGTGGGAAATATGGGTTTCTGAATCTCAGGAAAGAATGCTTCTCGTTGTAAAAGAGGAAAATTTTGAAAAGGTTTTGAAAATTTTTGAGGAGTGGGATGTTGATGCGTCTGTAATTGGAAAAGTTATAGATGAACCATTGATTAAAATTTTTTATAAAGGGCAGAAAGTGGGAGAAATTGATTTGGCTTTTCAGGTTGGAGGGGTGGAATATGTAAGAAATTATTTAAAACCATATGAAAAAGAAAAAGAGGATATTGATTTTCAAATGCCAGATTTAAAGGATATTTTTATAAAAATTCTCTCTTCCTACAATGTTTCAAGCAGGGAATGGGTGATAAGGCAATATGATTTTGAGGTAAAAGGGGCAACAGTTGTTAAGCCACTTCAAGGAGAGATTTTTTCTCAAACTCATTCAGACGCAGTTGTTATAAAGCCACTTGAAGAATCATTTAAAGGACTGGCTATAACAATAGATATAAATCCCTATTTCACCGAATTAAACCCTTACTGGGGAACTGCAAGTGCTATAGATGAAGCATGCAGAAATATAGCATCTGTTGGAGCAAAAATAAATTCATTTGCCGACTGCCTGAATTTTGGAAATCCTGAAAATCCAGAAAGAATGGGAGAAATTATTGAAGCAATAAGAGCGTTGCATGATATGGGAAAAAAGCTCGGCATCCCTTATGCTTCTGGAAATGTAAGCCTTTACAACGAGAGCATGGCTGGCTGCGTTGCGCCGACGCCCGCCATCATGGGGGTGGGGATTTTAAAAGATGTGAGAAAGTGTGTGACAACAAACTTCAAGGATGATGGAAATCCTATTTACTTAGTGGGGGAGACAAAGAAGGAAATGGGAGGAAGTGAATATTATCAGGCTATTGGAGTAAAAGCTGGAAGAGTGCCGAGAAGCGATGCAGAAAATTTAAAGGCGAGCATGAAGAAAATTGTCAGGGCCATTGACAGGGGTTATGTAAATGCATGCCATGATGTATCAAATGGAGGAATTGCTGTTTCTCTTGCTGAAATGGTTATAGGGGGAAAAGGAGCGGAAATATGCCTATATTCCCTTGGAGATTTGAGAACAGATTTCAAATTATTTTCTGAGAGCAATACAAGATGGATTGTTGAAGTTAAAAAAGGCATGGAAGAGGAATTTAAAAATTTATTTGAAGGTATGAAAATATATAAAATAGGGAATGTAAAAGGAAGAAATCTTGTTATTTATGATGGAGATGAGATGAAAGAATATATAAATCTGGAGAAAAATTTTTTATATGAAATATGGAGAAAAAGATTATGGGAGGAAATGGGTTAAAAATCAAAAAGATTTTTCTGTTTTAAATTCTTTGCAAAATTTCTGTATTTTTCAATTGCATTCAAAACTCTTTCTCTGTTAAAATTGTGTTCATCGCACATGAAGCGAATTGTTTCTTTCTCATCTATCTCCTCCCATTTCAGGTTGTAATCATAATTTATATCTGGTTCAAGAAATATTTTCCTCACTTCTTCATATCCCTCTATTTGCAATATATTTTTTTCTATCAAATTTTCTATTCTTCCATATTCTCTTATCAAATTCAAAGCCTTTTTTGGCCCTATTCCTTTTACTCCTTCATTAAAATCTGTGCCTGTCAAGATTGCTACATCAA includes the following:
- a CDS encoding UbiX family flavin prenyltransferase, giving the protein MKFVIAITGASGVIYGIRLVEELKKKGNFIYLIISDTAKKIIGEETQYRIQEIEKKADRTYNENDINAEIASGSAEYDAMVICPCSGKTLSAIANGLAINLIIRSAICCLKEGRKLILVPRETPLDAISLENMLKLSRTGVTILPAMPAFYIKPKSVDDMINFITGKVMDQLGIKNDLYKRWK
- a CDS encoding zinc ribbon domain-containing protein, with protein sequence MTKYCPKCGSSNIDWIIPQDRSKWRCKDCGYIGALIIEDGELAEEIRKRKN
- the purS gene encoding phosphoribosylformylglycinamidine synthase subunit PurS, which gives rise to MIKARIEIRLKKGVVDPEGKNILKALNLLGFKNVKDVKTSRVVYIFIDGMGEEDALREVEEMCKKLLVNPVVNEYSIKIEDLHD
- the purL gene encoding phosphoribosylformylglycinamidine synthase subunit PurL, which encodes MINELFIQDGYVHRINILNATDEQLEEISKSMKLALTLEEMKKIKGYFIKRNRMPTDVELEALAQAWSEHCCYKSSKYWLRKYLYKIAKNKIIAREDAGVMKFDNSHYYTIALESHNHPSAVEPYGGAATGIGGIIRDVLCMGSKPIALIDAIFFGKLNTDYEKIPRGVKHPRYLLKRVVEGIRDYGNRVGIPTVAGQVYFHDSYLGNCLVNVGCIGIMKKEHLIHSSVKNPGDLYIYAGGKTGRDGIHGVTFASEELDEKMEEEITAVQLGDPVTKEPLIHACLECIEKGLVEGMKDMGGGGLSCVCSEIAYEGGKGAEVYLDRVPLREENMKPWEIWVSESQERMLLVVKEENFEKVLKIFEEWDVDASVIGKVIDEPLIKIFYKGQKVGEIDLAFQVGGVEYVRNYLKPYEKEKEDIDFQMPDLKDIFIKILSSYNVSSREWVIRQYDFEVKGATVVKPLQGEIFSQTHSDAVVIKPLEESFKGLAITIDINPYFTELNPYWGTASAIDEACRNIASVGAKINSFADCLNFGNPENPERMGEIIEAIRALHDMGKKLGIPYASGNVSLYNESMAGCVAPTPAIMGVGILKDVRKCVTTNFKDDGNPIYLVGETKKEMGGSEYYQAIGVKAGRVPRSDAENLKASMKKIVRAIDRGYVNACHDVSNGGIAVSLAEMVIGGKGAEICLYSLGDLRTDFKLFSESNTRWIVEVKKGMEEEFKNLFEGMKIYKIGNVKGRNLVIYDGDEMKEYINLEKNFLYEIWRKRLWEEMG